TGGGGCCGTAGTCTAGCATGGTATGATGCCAGCCTCGGGCGCTGGAGGTCGCGGGTTCAAATCCTGCCGGCCCCATCAATCCTCATAGCTGCCGATCCTCAAGAATATCTCTTTAGGGCTTTAGGGGCTTTTTAGGGGCTTAAATCATCGAATATGTTATCAAATACGGGAAATACGTTTGGGCTTTTATTCTAACTATTAACTATTATGCGTAATGATCAAATTAAGAGAGGAGGTGGAGGTTGAGAAAAAGATGTGATGAAAATATTATTATTCTCCGACGACTTCGTCTTCATCGAGTATTAACCTCATAGTATCGGCATCTGCTGGCATATATTGTAAGAAATCTTCGGCCGCCCTTCTCGGCTCCTTACTCCTTATAATATATCTACCGACTACGATGATATCTGCACCACTACTTAAAGCCTCTCTCGAAACTTCAGGAGTAATCCCTCCAGCGACGGCTACCATCTTTACAATCTTTTTAACCTCTGATATATTGCCCCATCTGGTCTCTAATGGCCTTCCCTCCTCTCTTGCCGTTGCCTCAACATCTACACTTCTATGCAAAAGAACTACATCGGGCTTTATCCTTAAGGAACGAAGTTTAACTATAGGGTCATCGACATTCATCATATCGAGGATTGAGTAGATACCTTGCTTTTGGGCCTCAAGGATCGCCCTCTCTATAGTTTCATTCGATGCGACTCCTAAGATACATACGGCATCTGCGGTCGCATCGGCCGCCTCTTTAACCTCAAGCCTTCCAACATCTATCGTTTTAAGATCGGCGATTATAAAAGCGTCCCTTCTTATTTCTCTAATCTTCTCAATAACTCCGACACCGTACTTTTTAATCAAGGGTGTACCAGCTTCAAGTAGTATCCTTTCTCTAATCGGAAGCGCATTGATAATATTCGCAGCCTCTTCGAATGAATCAAGATCTAGAGCGACTTGAAGGTAAGGGGGGTTCCATAACCTCTGGACTCTAAAGCCCATTATCGGGTGAACCGCTCTATCCTTCTCTTTAAGTACCTTTTCTACGGGTGGGTAATGTGAAAGAGCCCTTCTTAATGCGGTCTTCGTCGCACCATAATTATATTGATAGATCTTTCTAAAGTCCTTTGCCTGAGGATGGATGAATACCGATGCTATAACTACCCAGTCTTCACATTTATCCCTCGGTATTATCCCCTCTTCAACCGCATCGGCAACGGCCCTCGCTACGGCCATCTGCGCCGGGCCGAAGATCTTATTCGCATCCTCTAAACTCTTGATCGTCACCTTAGGAACGATCAATGTCGAAGGTTTTGGTGGGAGATTCGGCCGAATTACCGCTAACAATGGAGTATGGCCCATAGAAATATTGGAGAAGGCATTCGCAAAGGCAATTCCAGCAGGCCCCCTTTTATCACCTATAATGAGATCTATATGGGCTACCTCATCCCCCGATCCTATCAGAGCCTCCCCAACGTACAATTCGTTAACCAATTCCTATTACCCACACACTTTAGTAATTTCACACATTTAAGTATTGTTAATGTTATTTGTTATTCCTTATCGCTCACTACGAATTTTAATTCTCGAATAAGATTATAACTCTACCATCATTTACCGATAAGCTGAAGATACATTCATCCTACCCGATGATATCTATCGATTTATATCGATTTGTATCGATATCATCAATCTATGAAATCGAGCCATGCATAATATTTGGGATCCTTTCCTCTTACAACCTCATAAAATTTCTTTTGAAGTGCTTCAGTTATCGGGCCACGAGTGCCCCTTCCGATGGTTACATTATCAATCTCTCTAATGGGAGTGATTTCGGCTGCGGTACCCGTAAAGAATACTTCATCCGCCAAAAATAGATCTTCTCGGGTGATATCCTTCTCGATTACGCATAGATTCATATCTCTAGCCAACTTCATTACGGAATCGCGTGTAATACCCGGAAGGGCGCCTGAATCGAGTGGCGGGGTCATCAAAATACCATCTTTAACGATAAATATGTTCTCACCACTCCCTTCAGCTACGGTACCATTCAAATTCAACATGATAGCTTCATCATACCCGCACTTTAATGCTTCGAGCTTTGCCAATATAGAATTAGCGTAATTTCCAGATATCTTAGCTTTAGATGGCATAATCCTTCCGTCGATACGCCTCCAACTTGAGATCTTACACCTTATACCATTGATCAACCCCTCTTCTCCTAGATAAGCACCCCACGGCCATGCAGCGATCGCTACATCGATCGGGTTCTTTGAGGGGTTTAAGCCCATCTCCCCATAACCGTAATAGACGATCGGCCTTACATAGCACTCAACTACTTTATTGATACGAATCGTATCTTTAACGGCCTGAAGAATTTCATCCTGCGAATATGGTATCTTCATCATGTAGATCTTAGCACTATCGAAGAGCCTCCTGATATGATCCTTGCCTCTAAATAGAGCTGGCCCCTTCTCGGTCTTGTAACATCTTAACCCTTCGAAGACCGCTACACCATAATGAAGGCTATGTGTTAGCACGTGTATCTTCGCATCCTCCCAATCCACAAACCTTCCATTTAACCAGATCTTTTCAGTCTTCTCCAAACAGAATCCCTGCCCGCAAAATATGTTTAATATTTATCTTTGAAATTATTAAACATTATCAAAAGAAGAGCTGAAAAGCTCGTTTAATTTAAGTTAGATTTTAGCTCTTTATGCATATAAGACTATAAAACTCGTTAAAGGATTGTGACTAAAATCGAGTCAAAGGCTCAGCTAATTCTCTAATCTTCTCCTCCCAATTTGAAGATTTGATGATACCGCTCGCTACGAGTATTCCTCTAGAGCCCAATCGGAGTGCGGCATCTACATCCTCTTTGGCAACGATCCCTGCACCACAGACGATCTTCACATTCTTATTTACTTTCATTGCAATCTCTACAGACTCCGTTATAACTTCTGGCCGGGCTTTGGAGACCGCTATACCACTTCCAATCAATTCGGGAGGCTCGATAGCTACAAACTCTGGATCGTAACTTGTAAATAGAGCAACTTCTTCTGGCGTTCTCGCACAAACCATCGAGTACATTCCAAGATCCTTAAGTCGCTTTACAGTCTCTTGGATCCTCGATGGTGGAATTCTTTTTTCACTATGGTTGATCAATGAACCTATGCAACCTATCGACTTTACGACTTCGGGTACAATCGCACCCGTGGTACTTCCCATCTTCTCTGGATCTACGTGTTGAGCGAAGATCGGAATAGATACGGACTTCGCAACGAGTGCTAAAGTCGGTATGGGTGGTGCGATGGCGATCTCAACATTCAAATCTCTTGCTACAGACTCAGCACTCTTCGCGAGTCTTATCGCCCTTTCCCCCAGCACTTCAGAATAATTCTTAAAGTTGATTAAAAAAAGTGGTGTGCGGAGTGTTGTCAATTTGCCTTCAAGGGATATGCTTGAACCTCGATTCTAACTTCTTTAGTATAGTTGGGAGTGTTGTGTACTCCATCTCTTCAGGCCCTAAACGTGCGGGCATGAATGGACCATGTCTTCTCATAAAGTCTGCAATCTGATTAGCTATCAACCTTGATAAATCAAACGCTGGATCATCAAATAGATCGGCTGGGCCTATGAGTTTACCTTGATTTAATTGAAAGCCAAGGGCTACAACTCTTGGAGGACCATCAAATCGTGTACATCTCGCATTCTTTAATCCAACGGGCATTAAAGGACCATGGTGAGAACCTCTCATCCAACCAGCTACTAAATGGGGCATCGCAAAGCCTTCCAATATTTCACCTACCGCTGGTAAACCATGTTGAGCTCTTACGAAGAGTACTGGATCATCTTTACCCACATACCTCCCAGCGATCAAAGAGAGCCTCGTTGTACTGGCTACAGCTGCGAGTAAGCCATCTGACCTTCGATAGACAGATTGAATCACATACCTGCCAGGTGTGCCTATCAACGCTAACAGATCGTAACTCTCCTCGGGTGTGTGAAGATCGATCATCTTTCCCTCCATTACATCCATCACTCTAAATGTGAAACCCCCATGGAGGTTTTGATCGATGACCAATCCAGCAGTATTGAACGGGTCTGCAAATATTCTGTATAAAGGTAGGTTCCAAGCGCCCGGCTCGGTCTTATCTGCCATGAAGATCACTATGGGCTCACTGGGCCTCTCTTCGATCTCCCCTTCGGCTACACCTGGACCCATGCCCTTAAGATTTCCCGAGAACGCTGTAGAGAGGAGGTCCTGACCAGCAGCATACAGCTTGAGTTTCTTAGATACATTTTCAGTAACTTTCGTGAACACGTTCCATGCCAATCCATGTATCTTTGGATTATCTACGCCTTGAGTATGTGTCATTATAAGCTGAAGATCGTCACCTACACCTGTAACATAAAAGTCGATGAGTAGGCCATCATCTTTACTCTTTTGGAGCTCTCTAGAGGCTTCTTCTATCTGTTGTGGATGGACCATGTGATGCCCTGCGAGGCTGCCCACATCGGCTTTAATTACAGATAAAGTTATCTTCATATTCACTCACCTCTATACTTCACAATACTCTTAAATAAACCCTATGTTACGTACCATTTACTTCAATTCTAAGGGGGTCGTTTAGGAGGTTCAGGGGGTTAAAACTCCTCCTCCTCTTCTAGCTCTTCCTCCCACCCTTCTTCTTCGAACTCCTCCTCGAACTCCTCCTCGAACTCCTCTTCAAACTCTTCCTCTGACATTTTTATGCGCCTCCTCGAAGTTTACTGCTCGTTTATTAATAAATCTTTACCTTCATTCAAACAAAGATTGTGTAGTAAATCTCTTTAATGATAAATCTATTCTACGCATCGAGCTAAATCTAAATCAAAATCAGAAAAGCTTTTATCTTCACAATCAACCACTATCGCATAATGTCGTCATGGATCAAGGGTGGATGGGTCGGAAGGATTCTGACCATCGATCTAACGAAGGGTAGGTATTATAGTGAAGAACTTCCTAAGGATCTGGCAATGAATTATATTGGTGGGAGGGGTTTCGGTGCAAAGATTCTGTGGGATAGGCTCCCTCCTAAAGTCGATCCTTTGAGTCCAGACAATCTGTTGGTTATCTCATCAGGTCCTTTGACTGGCCTGCCTTTACTATGCTCTGGTAAACTCGATATTGAAACGAAGAGTCCCTTGACCGGTGGTTGGGCTGATAGTAATTGTGGTTCTATATACAATCCTGCGTTTAAAAGGGCGGGTATGGATGTATTGATTCTAAAAGGTAGGTGTGAAAAACCTACGTACATTCATATTCAAGATGGTGACGTTAAGTTAAGAGATGCTTCACACCTATGGGGTAAAGGCGTCTTTGAAACAGATAAAATTCTACGTAAAGACCATGGTAAAAGTAATTTGAATTTAATAATCGGACCGGCTGGTGAGCGGCTTGTAAGGTTCGCCTCGCTCATGGCCGAATCTGGCAGGGCTGCTGGCAGATCTGGTATTGGTGCTGTAATGGGTAGTAAGAATATTAAAGCACTTTGTATCTCTGGCTCTAAAGAAATCCCTGTCGCCGATCCCGATGGTCTTAGAAAGATCACAGATGAAGCTCATAAAGAATTACGTAAATCGCCCATGTACGATATGTGGATGAGGCAAGGGACGATGTTCACCATAGATTGGTCGAATGAAAACTCTTGCCTACCAACAAGAAATATGAAAGAGAGCATGTTCGAACGTGCGAACGAGATCGATGGCAATAGAATGGAGGAGTTGAAAGTAGGTGTGAGTTCGTGCTTTGGTTGTGTAATGGCCTGTGGACATATCACCCGGGTGAATGAAGGTCGATACGCTGGCTTAGAAGTTGTACCCGATTATGAAAATGTAGCCATGCTCGGCTCAGGGTGTGGTATAGCACCTCTGGAGCCCGTTCTTAAGATGAATTATATTTGTGATGATCTTGGCATGGATACGATCTCTGCAGGCTCGGTTATTTCATTCGCTATGGAGTGTTATGAAAGAGGTTTGATCGATAAAACGGATTTAGATGGTTTAGAGTTAAAATTTGGTAATGAAGATGCCGCTATAAAGCTTTTAGAAATGATAGGTTACAGAATCGGTTTCGGTGATTTGTTGGCCGAAGGTGTAAGAAATGCATCGAAGAAGATCGGGAAGGGGTCGGAGAAGTTTGCGATGCATGTAAAAGGTATGGAGATCAGCGCTTACGAATCTCGAGCCGCGCCCGGAATGGCTTTAGCCTATGGTACAAGTGACATCGGCGCACATCACAAAAGATGTTTTATAATCTCATGGGAGGTAAAGAATGATCGTTTGGGTATAAGTAAGGAGAAGGTAGCTAAAGTGATCGAACTTCAAAATATACGTAGTAGCTTCGATATGATGAGTGTCTGCCGTTTCCCATTCGTCGAATTGGACCTTCCTTATGATTATTATTCAAAGTTCATGACATTGGCTACGGGTTATCCATTCACGACAGAAACAATACTTAAAGCTGCTGAAAGGGTATTCTGCTTAACCCGAGCTTTTTGGGTGAGAGAATTAGGATACTATAGTAGAGAGTTAGATTACGTACCTCCAAGGTGGTTCGAAGAACCATTACCAAATGGACCTTTCAAAGGCCATCGTATAAAGCTTGAAGATTACGATAAATTACTTTCATGGTACTATGAGCTTAGGGGTTTTGATGAGCGAGGCATACCCAAGAGGGAGAAGTTGATAGAGATGGGGCTCGATGACGTTGTTAAGACCTTTGAATATATGGGAATTTGGCCTAATTGATACCGAATCTTTAATATTCAAACTCTGCATCTCCCTCTTTATATAGAAGGATTTTAAACCGTATTGACCATATTAACATTAATAGACCGTTCAGCATTACTAAAAGGTGAGTGGTCGGCTCAAGGATGTACAGGCAAGTTTCAGATGCTTATGAGCAGGCGTTGGCCGATATAGTAGCCATCTTAAATAAAAAGGATTTTATCACCTTTAGAGAATTTATTCGAATAAAAAAAGATGTGTGTAAGAAGTACGGTCTAAAATCGATACCGAACAATATTTCGATAATCTCCAAACTCTCTCCTCAGGTTCGTGAGAGGTTCAGAGATCTACTCACGGTGAAGCCCGTAAGGACCGCATCGGGGATTGCCATGATCGCCGTCATGACCAAACCTATGCCTTGCCCCCATGGTACTTGCATTTACTGTCCAGGGGGTGTCAAGTTTGGCACTCCTCAAAGCTATTCGGGCAAGGAGCCCGCATCTATAAGGGCCGCTCAACACAACTATGATCCATACGAGCAGGTTACAAATAGGTTAAAGCAACTCTCCGATCTAGGCCATAAAATCGGTAAGATCGAATTGATCATACTGGGAGGCACATTCCTCAGCTTCCCCCCAGATTATCAGATGTACTTTATAAAGGGTTGCTATGATGCACTCAATCAATATACATCAACATCGTTAGAAGAGGCGATAAAAAGGGCTGAGACTGCAAAGATAAGAAATGTAGGTCTAACGATAGAGACGAGACCGGATTGGTGTAAAGAGAAGCATGTGGATCTCATGCTTAGTTATGGTTGTACACGTGTAGAGATAGGTGTTCAAACCCTTAATGAAAGAGTTCTTAATGTGATTCAACGCAAGCATAGTTTAGAGGATGTTATAGAAGCGTTCCGCATCGCGAAGGATGCTGGTTACAAGATCGGTGCACATATGATGCCAGGCTTACCTTGCTCTAATTACGAAAGTGATCTTAAAGACTTTTACAGACTGTTCAACGAGCCCGAATTTAAGCCCGACATGTTAAAGATCTATCCAACTCTAGTATTGGAAGGTACGACACTCTATGAATGGTATAAAGACGGTATCTATTCACCTTACGATTTGAATACGTTGATCGATCTGATAATTGAAGTGAAGAAGATCGTGCCTCGGTGGGTGAGGATCATGAGGATCAATAGAGAGATACCATCACATGAAATTGTGGCTGGTGTAAAGCATGGCAATTTGAGGGAGATCGTTCAAAGGGAGATGGCGAGGAGGGGTCTATCGTGCAAGTGTATTCGGTGTAGAGAAGTAGGGTTGAAGATCAGGCGTGGCTATTCGGTGAATCTCGATCATGTAAAGCTCTTACGTGAAAGTTATGAGGCATCGAATGGTCTAGAGATCTTTCTATCGTACGAAGATACATCAAATGATATACTGATAGGATTTGTAAGGTTAAGAATCCCATCACCCTATGCCCATAGACCAGAAATTAAAGATCAAAAGGTGTGCTTGATTAGAGAGTTGCACGTTTATGGTAGATCGGTACCTGTGGGTGATGAGGATGAAAGGAGTTGGCAGCACCGTGGTTATGGTATGGCGTTGATGGAAGAAGCGGAAAGAATCGCTCTAGAAGAGTTCGATGCAAAGAAGATGGTTGTAATAAGCGCTATAGGGACTAGAGAGTATTATCGAAGATTAGGATATGAGTTGGAAGGGCCGTATATGGTAAAGCGATTGGGGTAGAATCAGATGGTTGATACTAATAATAGTGGTGTGGTAATTGGTAGAGGGACGTGGTTAGATAAAGTGGCCTTTAAGATCGTAGAGAGAGAAAAGAGTTTAGGTAGATCACTTTCGAATATCAGAGTCGAAAGTGGTTTAGGTGCATCTGGCATCCCCCATGTGGGGAGTTTGAGTGATGCTGTCCGTGCATACGGTGTGAAGATGGCCCTAGAAAATCTCGGTTACAGATCTGAGCTCATCGCATTCTCCGATGATATGGACGGTTTAAGAAAGGTACCTTCAGGTATGCCCGAATGGTTGAATGAGTATTTAGCGAGGCCTGTGTGCACGATACCAGACCCATTCGGTTGCCATCGATCTTATGGTGCACATATGAGCAGTATGTTACTCGATTCACTCGATCGATTGAATATAAAGTATAATTTTCAAAGTGGTGCTGAAGCTTACAAAAGCGGAATCCTCAATAAATCGATCCTCTTGATATTGGAGAACTCCCAAACCATCGGTAAGAAGATCGCAGAAATGGTTGGACAAAGGAAGTTTGAGGAGGTCCTACCATACTTCCCAATCTGTGAGAATTGTGGAAGGATTTACCTAGCTGAAGCCTATCAATACATAAAGGAGGAGCAAAAAGTACTCTATCGGTGTTGTGGAGCAAGGATCGGTAATCGTTGGGTCGATGGTTGTGGATATGAAGGTGAAGTCGATGTGACGAAAGGTAAGGGGAAGTTGAGTTGGAAGGTCGAATTTGCAGCCCGTTGGTCAGCCCTCGATATTAGGTTTGAAGCTTACGGTAAAGATATTGCAGATTCTGTAAGGGTGAATGATTGGGTAGCTGATGAAATATTGAATTATCCCCATCCATTCCACGTCCGTTACGAACTCTTTCTTGATAAATCGGGTAGAAAGATCTCGAAATCTTTAGGTAATGTCTTTACCCCTCAGACATGGTTGAGGTATGGCACTCCACAATCTTTAATGCTCTTGATGTTCAAAAGGATCGCTGGTACAAGAAATCTTGCGGTTGAAGATATCCTCAACTATATGGATGAATATGATGCCCTTGAGGATGTGTACTTCGGAAGGTTGAAGATCGATAATCCGGCCAAGTTAAGGCAACTTAAAGGCTTATACGAGTATGTTAATCATCTAAATCCACCCTCTAAACCACAGATACATGTACCACAGAGATTGCTGATTCAACTCGCATCCTTTGCCCCTCCAGAAAATCGGGTAGAGTATGTAATTCAAAGACTGGTTAAATATGGCATAATAAAGCAAGCGACGAATGAACTTAATGAAAGGATCAAATTGGCGATAAATTGGGTCGAAGATTTTAAGTCGATAGAACCGATCAAACTTACACTATCGGAGAAAGAGGCAAATTCGATCAAGGAGCTTATAGAATTTTTATCAAAAGAAACGAATCCCGAGAAGATTCAAAGTGAAATCTTCCAGATCGCGAGGAGGAATGGTATCGATCCCCCTGAGTTTTTCAAACTCTTATACAAAGCGATCTTAGGTTCTGATAGAGGGCCTAGATTGGGGCCATACATCGTTGATATAGGTATACCGAGAGTTTTAGAGTTACTTAAAAGGCAGATCTAGATCGACAGAATGATGGATAAAACTTCCTTTAATGCTATCAGATGACAGAAAGGTTATTCTTAATGGACAGTTCTATACTAATGGGGCCCGTGGCCTAGTATGGATAGGGCGTCGAAGATGAATCTTGCGTAAGCCTGCGGAGCCGGAGGTCCGGGGTTCGAATCCCCGCGGGCCCGCTAAGAAGAATGAGAAATCTTCTCATCATCTTATAGATTCGATCTTTGATAGATTAAAATTCCATCCTCGAACCATGGGTCTTAGTAATCATCTTCGATAAATTCTTACTCCCCTTCTACTTAAGGATGGCAAGGAATCATCAAAATGAATATTGAAGATGGTAGCCCGGGGCAGATTCGAACTGCCGTCACCGGCTCCAAAGGCCGGTATTCAAGGGCGAGGCCTTGCTTGACCACTACATTCGGCGAAACATCCTTCTCCACCGGGCTGATCCGAGCTACCGTTATTTAATATTCGATTATTTATTGATTAAGTTTTCCTTTTATCGATTCGATGATTGAAACGATCTTGCTTATCGGATCTTCCATTCTCTTCAAAATGCGCTCCGCCCTCCTCTTTAAATTTAATCTATACTCTTCATCTTTAAGAAGCCTTTCTAAATTCTGTACCACACCTTCTATACTTTGAGGTTTTATCACCAATCGATTCTTTATTAAATACTTTTCAACGTAATGGGTGATTCCGGGGTATGCGGATATCGTCGGTATGCCGAGCAAGGCCGATTCAGCATTCATAGTACCACCCATCCCTACAAACACGTCTGTGTGAGAGAGTATGCTAACTCCGTCGAAACCATCCTTAGGGATGATGAGCTTCGATCCATAATGAGCATCGAGTTCTTCGATCTGATCACTATACCTACATAGGGCTACAATATTACAATCGGGGAAATGTGAAATGATTCGATCCAATAGTTTCATATAGATATCTTTATCGATGTTGAGGAGGTATGAAGCTTTAATTTCTGGTAATCGAACCGTGATCGTCTTCTTTGATCTATCAAGGTTTAATTCAAGCGTAGCTGCATACTTCCTTCGCCTTATCCATACTACCGGATCCAAAGCTCGATACTTGATGACCCTTTCTTTCGATATTCCATACTTGACCCATTCGGATACTGGTATAATCCATGGCGTTAATAAATAGTATGATAGAGGTATGGTGAGCTTCGATACACTCTCTGCATGAGGGGAATCGCTGATGCAGATATGCTTTATTCCGAGCCCATACGAAGTGCGGGCACATTCGGGTGAGCTAAAGGATATCGCACAATTAGGGCACTCTTCATTTACAACCTTTGCGAGTCGAATGATCCTTTCACTACTTGTGATAAGTTTTTGATAGAGATCACCGCCTCCATGTTCACCAATAAATGTAGCTCTCATACCAATCCTCCTTATCAATAACTCTACTTCACGGTAATGGCGTGATGTTACGAATACATCGTAACAAATCCTCTCCAACTCTTCTACAAGTGGTTGGAAGAATAACGCTTGCTTAGGTGTGAGTATATCGATCCAAATCTTCAATCTACATCCATTGGATATGATAAAGGTATTTAATCATTTTTTGCCCATCGTTGCAACATTTACTATGTGCAAGGTAGAAGATGTTCATTATAATCGATTCTGCTTTAAACCGAGGTTGACTGTCAACCCCGCGATTGAAATGATGAGTAGAATTTTATAAGATAGCGGTATTGAAATCATCGATAAGAGCGAAATACCCAATCCTTTGAAGAATCCGGTAACCAACCTTAATGGATTATTGCTCTCTCTAATTTGCCACGATTGTGTTATCCAATCGAGGATGGCGGGTAATGCAAGTAAGATACAGAGAATGATCTGATAGATGAGTGGTAAAGAAAGGAAGGGTCCCAAGTCGAAACTCATGGATAGAATCAATAAACTCGTAAAACCGAGTACCACTCCCGTACATCGGGCACAGAGTTTAAGATCTTTGCCCCTATAACCTATTGTAATCCAGTGGTTATGCGCCAATAGCAACTCCCAGCGCTTCATTATGTAACTACCTGCTTTTCACCACAGTAGGGGCAATGGATAAAATCTGAAAGTAACATCCTACCACACTTTGCACAACTCTTCATCGTATATACTTTGAGTGG
The DNA window shown above is from Nitrososphaerales archaeon and carries:
- a CDS encoding DUF354 domain-containing protein, whose translation is MKIWIDILTPKQALFFQPLVEELERICYDVFVTSRHYREVELLIRRIGMRATFIGEHGGGDLYQKLITSSERIIRLAKVVNEECPNCAISFSSPECARTSYGLGIKHICISDSPHAESVSKLTIPLSYYLLTPWIIPVSEWVKYGISKERVIKYRALDPVVWIRRRKYAATLELNLDRSKKTITVRLPEIKASYLLNIDKDIYMKLLDRIISHFPDCNIVALCRYSDQIEELDAHYGSKLIIPKDGFDGVSILSHTDVFVGMGGTMNAESALLGIPTISAYPGITHYVEKYLIKNRLVIKPQSIEGVVQNLERLLKDEEYRLNLKRRAERILKRMEDPISKIVSIIESIKGKLNQ
- a CDS encoding DUF2085 domain-containing protein — protein: MKRWELLLAHNHWITIGYRGKDLKLCARCTGVVLGFTSLLILSMSFDLGPFLSLPLIYQIILCILLALPAILDWITQSWQIRESNNPLRLVTGFFKGLGISLLSMISIPLSYKILLIISIAGLTVNLGLKQNRL